The following proteins are co-located in the Argopecten irradians isolate NY chromosome 9, Ai_NY, whole genome shotgun sequence genome:
- the LOC138331802 gene encoding mesenchyme-specific cell surface glycoprotein-like, with the protein MTPDSKACSFVIYVLVVTVPAWAAIQLEKLNSIYLPYTYENGEGKYSYNKDAAEQSTYDEKNSMVYTVGKQILHGINISNISNPIITINREYTDAQLRALGFCDDYLFISMVRSDFGGYVEVHELQHGGNETSQLVHNISVGFRPDMIVPTSDCRTVLVSLEGNPYNNRTHFIDPEGGIGIIKFTEASGISGSYNYTQIGFTKFNDQWESLVSQGVRFVYRENNNTFSNDLEPEYIEFSDDESIAYVSLQEANAVAVINMSVPEVTSIHPLGYKNWTNYKLDVSDKDDGINIRPWPVMGMYQPDAIKVVNIQGKSYLVTANEGSTKDYSDIDGSGGFNEKSRVAELTIDDHLDISAPVAYWASKNGFLFNLQTENNLGRLEVSNLEGKHGNAYDHLYTFGGRSISLYDLSNFSQVYDSGSEIEEKIAQLHPDLFNANGKSKSTIVSDSVDSRSDARGPEIESLAVLKDGNTTVIFAGVERPGFIAVYSIPGDVNSIQFESLWTGITKTDEKFGKLYDKRLISDIGPDNLRYIPASESPNDKPLLLCTSSTSGTVSILEIKGLSA; encoded by the exons ATGACACCAGACAGTAAAGCTTGCAGCTTTGTGATATATGTTCTTGTTGTCACTGTGCCAGCCTGGGCTGCCATTCAACTGGAGAAACTCAATTCTATCTACCTACCATACACATATGAAAATGGAGAAGGGAAGTACAGTTATAATAAGGACGCGGCCGAACAGTCGACGTATGACGAAAAAAATTCAATGGTCTACACAGTTG GTAAACAAATACTCCATGGTATCAATATTTCCAACATCTCAAATCCAATCATCACCATCAACCGAGAGTATACGGACGCCCAACTGAGGGCCCTGGGGTTTTGTGATGACTATCTGTTCATTTCAATGGTGAGGAGTGACTTTGGTGGATACGTGGAAGTCCATGAGTTACAGCATGGCGGAAACGAAACAAGTCAGCTTGTGCACAACATTTCAG TTGGTTTCCGACCAGACATGATCGTGCCTACCAGTGACTGCCGAACGGTTCTTGTTTCGTTGGAAGGCAACCCATACAATAACAGGACCCATTTCATCGATCCGGAGGGCGGTATAGGAATTATTAAGTTTACAGAGGCATCCGGAATATCGGGGTCGTACAACTACACACAGATTGGCTTCACTAAATTTAACGATCA gTGGGAGAGCCTGGTATCTCAGGGAGTGAGATTTGTCTACAGAGAAAACAACAACACCTTTTCTAATGATTTGGAACCGGAATACATCGAATTCTCGGATGACGAAAGTATCGCTTATGTATCATTGCAG GAGGCTAATGCTGTGGCTGTCATTAACATGTCTGTACCGGAAGTAACGTCCATCCATCCTCTTGGTTACAAAAACTGGACCAATTACAAACTGGACGTCAGTGATAAAGATGACG GTATAAACATTCGTCCTTGGCCGGTGATGGGTATGTACCAGCCAGATGCTATCAAAGTTGTTAACATCCAAGGAAAGTCCTACCTTGTCACGGCAAATGAGGGAAGTACAAAGGACTATTCGGACATTGACGGGTCAGGAGGATTCAATGAGAAATCAAGAGTGGCGGAACTGACCATCGATG ATCACCTTGACATATCGGCCCCAGTAGCCTACTGGGCTAGCAAAAACGGATTTCTATTTAACCTCCAAACGGAGAACAACTTAG GACGACTAGAGGTTAGTAACTTGGAAGGGAAGCATGGAAACGCATACGATCATTTGTACACGTTCGGTGGAAGAAGCATATCGTTGTATGACCTCAGCAACTTTAGCCAAGTTTACGACAGTGGAAGTGAAATAGAGGAAAAAATTGCGCAACTTCACCCAGACCTATTTAATGCTAATGGGAAGTCGAAATCGACCATAGTATCTGATTCTGTGGATTCCAGATCCGATGCAAGG GGTCCCGAGATTGAGAGCCTTGCTGTACTAAAGGACGGAAATACCACGGTGATTTTTGCTGGAGTAGAAAGGCCAGGCTTCATCGCCGTCTACTCCATTCCTGGTGACGTCAACTCCATACAGTTTGAGAGTCTTTGGACTGGAATTACAAAAACAGACGAAAAATTCGGGAAGCTTTACGACAAGCGCTTAATCAGTGATATAGGACCAGATAATCTCAG ATATATTCCAGCATCAGAAAGTCCTAACGACAAGCCGCTTCTGTTGTGCACATCGTCTACAAGTGGAACAGTCTCCATACTGGAAATCAAGGGTCTTAGTGCTTGA
- the LOC138330901 gene encoding degenerin unc-8-like, which yields MLYLDHAEFIPFIAEAIGISMWIHEDYRSDRVFDESTAGVQLSTGFDTHVGLTLACHDQCLALLLITECTSHQNDEECTPSDDFECKMRLRESIHSRCPECKQPCHEKVYEQRITMTRWPSRSTVPMIHKMLNDTNHNTE from the exons ATGCTGTATCTGGACCATGCAGAATTCATACCATTCATTGCGGAAGCGATTGGCATCAGTATGTGGATCCATGAAGACTATAGAAGTGACCGTGTGTTTGATGAGAGCACAGCCGGTGTCCAATTGTCTACGGGATTTGATACTCACGTCGGCTTGACATTG GCGTGTCATGATCAGTGCCTGGCTTTACTCCTCATTACCGAGTGTACAAGTCATCAAAACGACGAGGAATGCACGCCGTCTGATG ATTTCGAATGTAAGATGCGTTTACGGGAATCTATTCATTCAAGATGTCCTGAATGTAAACAACCATGCCA TGAGAAGGTATATGAACAGAGGATTACAATGACCCGCTGGCCATCACGGTCCACAGTACCCATGATCCACAAAATGCTTAATGATACCAACCACAACACTGAG TGA
- the LOC138330902 gene encoding four-domain proteases inhibitor-like, which translates to MSLDCKTQVTEHYEVCGTDGVTYHNNCHFLQTSCVDTTLGLAHQGTCHLSTTPVGTNSSLTSIPTTGSTTMEGTTPSVSSLPSIAQIIHSVFCETKDSITCDHSLNLQCGSNGQVYPNECEFYKAACDDSALILTDSSKCAI; encoded by the exons ATGTCACTAGACTGTAAGACACAGGTGACCGAACATTACGAAGTGTGCGGTACGGACGGTGTCACATATCATAACAA CTGTCACTTTCTTCAGACGTCGTGTGTCGACACAACTTTGGGATTAGCTCACCAAGGTACCTGTCATCTCAGCACTACACCAGTTGGTACAAACAGTTCATTAACCTCCATTCCAACAACCGGAAGTACTACTATGGAGGGCACCACCCCGTCTGTCTCGTCACTTCCCTCTATTGCCCAGATCATCCATTCAGTGTTTTGTGAAACCAAAGATAGTATCACATGCGATCACTCCCTAAACTTGCAATGTGGTTCAAATGGACAGGTTTATCCAAATGA gtgtGAATTTTACAAAGCTGCTTGCGACGACTCGGCTTTGATTTTGACAGATTCATCCAAATGTGCCatttaa